TAGCTCGAGCGAACTTAGTCGTCAGCTCCTCGAGCGTCTCGCCCTACTCGGCGAGCGGTGTACGGAGGGTCTCGGGGTCGTTGAGAGCGGCCTCGGAAAGTCCATCGATGTTTCGAGCGCCCCGAAGGTTCGCAGGCGGCCCATCAAGTGCGTCGATTCCCTCTCTGAACTCACAGCGCGGATGTGGCATGAAATTCGGCTTGAGTTGTGAATAGGTGATCGGTCAGTACAGGTGAAGCATTCATCGCTTAATACTCTATCAAGAATAGCCTCGTCAGATGACCTTCTCCCACGTGTGCTCACAGTTCTTACATTCAAATTTTCTTTTAATATCTGGCCCGAGCAGCTCTCCAGCGGTTTCTCGACCACTATTCTCCTTACAATTCGGACATTTAACCCCTTCCATCCCATATGAACATTGGTTTAGAACAATATAATCTACACGACCATCTCGAGACTTGTTCGGAAAATCAAGTGTACAGTGGGTGAGCAGAGAGCGGTCAGTTCGCACCTGTAGTGAACAGATGGCTAATTTTTGTGATCTTCCCAAGATGGGAAGATCACGCTAATCAGTACAAGGAGTTCATGGACTGCTTACGGCTGGAAGCGTAAATGAGAAGGTCGCGCCCTCGCCGTGTTCAGACTCGACCCAGATGTCACCGCCGTGGCGCTCAATGATTCGCTCGCACAGTGCGAGGCCGATGCCAGTTCCATCGTACTCGTCTTGGCTGTGGAGGCTTCGGAACACTTCGAACACCCGGTCAGCCTGCTCCGGATCAATGCCGATCCCCTCATCACTGACCGAAATCACCCACTCGTCGCCGTTGTTGGCCTGCTCAGCGGAGACGTGCACTCGCGGCGGGTCATCGCCGCTATACTCGATCGCGTTGTCCAGTAGATTCTGGAAGAGTTGGCGGAGTTGCCCGGCGTCGCCCATGACGTGGGGGACCCCTTCAGTAGTAATCTCGGCATCGTGCTCCTCGATTTTTACATGGAGATCCTGGTGGACATCCGCGAATACGGCGTCGAGATCAACCGGATCGAGGGAATCTCCGCGAGTGTCGACACGGGAATACTGGAGGAGCCCGTCGATCATTGCACGCATGCGGTCGGCGCCGTCCACGGCGAACTCGATGAACTCCGCTCCATCCTCGTCGAGGGTATCCGCATACCGGTCTTCAATGAGCTGGAGATAGGACGAGACCATCCGCAGCGGTTCCTGGAGGTCGTGAGAGGCAGCATGTACGGTGCGTTCGTCCGTTCTCGGCACTGGTGGAAACAATTCCGAGAACTAGCACTCGGTTGTCTGACTCACAACCTTGACCAGACACTCTGACTGCCTGGCACAGAGAACGTATCTCACTTGTCATATGTGAGTTAGGCTGGTGTCACTGAGCGACGCTTGCCGAACAGGTAGATGAAATAAATGAGTGCCAATGGAAGAAAAGATAACCCACCAAGTACTCCACCGCCAACCACTGATTCAAGTAGAGATCCACCAGATAGTGCCAGGCCTGCGATACCAATGAAGACGGATATCACAAAGAGTATGCGAAGTATCTGTAGTTCCGTTTGTTTGAGCGGGAAGATGGGCATAGATAGCTGTTATATGGGCGACAGTATAGGTTTTTTCCTGGAAGGTCTGCATCTCCATCTACGGTTGTTTCGACTACAAGTGTGTCGGATCAGTAGGATTTCAACAGAGCCGTTTCAGATAGATTTCTCAAGGAAGGAATCGTGCTACCATCGACTGGTCAGGCGCGAGAGGGTGTCAAGCGCAAAGTGCTTGCTGCGAACTAAGAATTCAACTCGCCAATTTGTTAAGTAATATTATTATAAAGTACAATGCCAAGGACACTGGAAGGCCGAATATTTATTAGTCGCTAAGTCTGTGACATAAGAGTGGCCGAGCCTAAGTATGTGGGCGAAATTCTTTTAATTGAGAATAGTCCAGGAGATGTGCGTCTCACAAAGGAGATGTTTAAGGAAGCCGGATTTTATGGCACCTATTATGTTGCTACTGATGGTGTCGAGGCATTAGACTTCCTCTATCAGCGTGACAGCTATGTTGATGCACCTCACCCGGACATTATATTTCTTGATTGGCATTTTCCTCGGAAGAGCGGGGAAGAGATACTAACAAAGCTAAATGATGACGAAAGTCTAAAACAAATCCCAGTAATTGTTCTGACGGGGACAGGACCAGAGCTACATGATCTACAATCGGATGATCTCGGAGCAGATGGCTATGTCTTGAAACCACTTGAACCGGACGATCTTATCAGAATTGTTCAAGAGTTTTCTTTGGATCAAGCCCTTGAATAATTATCACTGCTACCGATATCTCCATCACCTCTTGAGTTGCGAATGGGTGATCGGTCAGTACAGGCGGAGGCGTTACTGGAGGGGCTGCTACCATCTCTGATATATGTCAATAATTGTGCGCTGAATACGGAGTACTGAATTCAGAATGTTTCTACTGTTCATTCGAGAAGTCATAGATAAACGCTAGGAAAAAAGTTTATTAGTATAAATTATATTAAAATGATTATGGACGAAGATGAAGGGAGCCTAAATGGGGATATTGAAGCTAGAATGGAGAATGCGGACGGAGATTCTGGAACTTCAATCCTCCAGTCAATGGGATACATAGATGATGGAACCGGAACGGATCGGAGGGAGGAAGATTCGGCGGATTCTGGACATTCAGTTCTCCAGATGGTCTTAATGATAACAGTATCGGTATTATTCGGGGGTTCTCTCCTGTACTTCCTCATAACGGGTATATTAGCTATATTTGGTGTATCCCTGTAGTGAGTTGTTCCACTATGATAACTATCTAGAAAATATGCTTTCGACACAATGCCCCCAATTTTAATTACTGCAACCCCACACCAATCATCTGAAACTGGACGGTTCCCCAACGGTATGTCCGCAGGTGTAGTGAACGGATGGTTCGCTCCAGAGTAGGTGAAAAGAAGGTTATGCGGATCGGTCTCTGACTCCCTCAGTACAGACAGATGGGTAGAAGAGGAGATGACTGAGAACCGGAGGGCGACAGCGTCGGTGTCAAGACTCCTCGAGCAGCGAGCGGGCCCGTTGTACGTAGCTGTTTGCGTCCCAACTGCGGACATCACTGATCCCGTCAAGGAGCATCCGAGCATCGGCAGCTGACAGCTGCTCGGTTTGAACGAGGACCGAGAGCAGCGTCGGCGTCGTTACGAGACGAGTATCAGCGAGTGACGCGTGGATCAAGCCGAGTTGGTTGAACTCGTCACAGAGAAACAGTGTGGCATCGAGTTCATTCGCGAGGGTGACAGCAGCGTTCTCGCCGTCATCGAGCGGAAATTCGGCGTCGAGGTCGATCGACCGTGTCTCGAGCGTCTCAGTTCGGTCGAGCACGGCGGTTGCGGCACGACCGTGCGCGTCATCGTACGAAGCGATCTCCCGGAGTTCCTCAATGACCGCCGTTGGGACGACGACCTCGTATTGGGCCAGACAGATTGAGAGTGGATCGGGATCGCTGGCTGCAACGTTCCCGAGACTGACGAGGGCGGAGGAGTCTGCGACAAGCCGCGACATCTATGCGTCAGCGACCTCGTCGATAAAGTCCTCGTCCAGCTGTTGTTTCAACACCCGGAGATTCGCCGCTTCTTCGGCACCGACGAGTGCTTTGAGTTGCTCGAAGGAAATCTCGTCGTCGTAGTAGGCGGCCGCGATCTCTTGGGTGAGAGCATCGTCGTGAGCGGCCTCTTGAAGGTATTCGCGGAGTGCAGTTACGAGGATATCTGTCCGGTCCTCTCCGAGCACGTCCGCGAGGGCATCGGTGCGATCGATGAGCCGGTGCGGTGCTCGGAACTGGACACGCTTCTTGTCGCTACTCATTATGTGTACAATGTGAGCTAGACTACTTAGCCCTTGTCGTGTGTACGCTGTGAGCCTCTCCCGGCTCGTGTCGATGGACTCCCGCCCGACGGGCGGCCAGAGACACGATGAAGCGCTTGCTGCTTAAGCGATGGGCCCATCTGTACGGCTCGGTTGTTCTCGGTGGAGTCTGTTGCTGTGAGCGCCGCTGCCAGCTGTAGCCATAGACCGACTCTGGGATGATCGAGTAATCGCACTGGATCTGGTGGCCAGAACAGTACACTCCCTATCGGATCGTCGGGGTCGCCGTACCGATCTGGTGGAAGGAGAACTCGAGGTCACATATGTGACGTTCTCGGAATATTTGCGAAAGGCTGAACGAAAAATTATTCCGATGATGTTTAGCGGGGGTAAGCGAATTTTCATCATACAAATGTTATATGCCGTCTTATCTCTACGATGAACGGAGCAACCGAGACATCAATTAAGTTAAAATATTTTAAAGTCTCTCAGTTTGTAACGACTGTAACTGGGTCATCATAGTCTAAAAGAACCTTCTGTGTTGCATCCCCAAACAAGGCCTTTCCAGTGGGTGAGCGTTTGCGGCCTGGAAGGAGGATATGATCACAGTCGTATTCTTCAGCAGCTTGAAGAACGACATTGCCTTTTTACCGACATAGCCGGCGGTTTCGTACTGGATTTCGAACTCAGAAAGGACCTCGTCCGCGATATCTTGTGCGAACTGTGCCGCTCCTTCGCGGGCGTCATCGGTCGTATACTCACTCGTTGAGCTAGCGATTGTCGACATCGCTCGCTTGCGCGCGGCGTATTCCTCAGTGGGTCGTCGCATGAATCAGCACAGCAGTTGCATCAACGCCTTCGATAAGTGACCCTGTCTCATGTGCAAGTTCCTTGGCTTCCTCCGTCGGATCAACTACTACCAGTGCTCGCTCCATATCATATATAAAATCTCTGTACATGCAAAGTATACTGCCCTTCTCTTGCCACTAACGGTCAAACTATCCACTAATACAGGCTAATCAAAACATATACGTTCTTGACTACGAAATGGAGGTGGCACATGGGACCATTCCCGTTCCAAGTAGTTGATTTTGCGCATAGTCCTCTAGTAACGTTTCTCCTGGGACTGTTCATCGTCATCGTATTGCTCGTCTGGATCGACTTTCCTGCGTTCATCGGATTGATCCTCGCCGCGTTCAGTGTCGGAGTGATCAACGCAATATTCGTGGCCGACTTCACACCGGCTGAAGCTGCTACGGCAGTCGCAGAGGCATT
This genomic interval from Haloterrigena sp. KLK7 contains the following:
- a CDS encoding response regulator, which codes for MAEPKYVGEILLIENSPGDVRLTKEMFKEAGFYGTYYVATDGVEALDFLYQRDSYVDAPHPDIIFLDWHFPRKSGEEILTKLNDDESLKQIPVIVLTGTGPELHDLQSDDLGADGYVLKPLEPDDLIRIVQEFSLDQALE